Proteins encoded in a region of the Streptomyces sp. NBC_00310 genome:
- a CDS encoding SAM-dependent methyltransferase: MEFVMSGRSPVEIDTSRPHPARMYDWYLGGKDNYPVDEAMGRQMLALDPRVPVMARVNRAFMHRSTRWLAENGVRQFLDIGTGIPTEPNLHQIAQRVAPEASVVYCDNDPIVLAHAAALLRGTPEGRTEYLQADVRDPHAVIEGAKKVLDFGRPVALSLIALLHFVSDEDGAHALVQRLMSELPSGSYLVVTHATADFTPEESKVAVEKLKAAGVTLALRSREEFARFFDGLELVDPGVEVPHRWHPELGEPVPGQDDGVIPGYGAVARKP; encoded by the coding sequence ATGGAGTTCGTCATGAGCGGGCGTTCCCCCGTCGAGATCGACACGAGTAGACCCCACCCCGCGCGGATGTACGACTGGTACCTCGGCGGCAAGGACAACTATCCCGTCGACGAGGCCATGGGCAGGCAGATGCTGGCCCTGGACCCCCGGGTGCCGGTGATGGCACGGGTCAACCGTGCTTTCATGCACCGCTCCACACGCTGGCTGGCGGAGAACGGCGTACGCCAGTTCCTCGACATCGGCACCGGTATCCCGACCGAGCCGAACCTGCACCAGATCGCCCAGCGGGTCGCCCCCGAGGCGAGCGTCGTCTACTGCGACAACGACCCCATCGTGCTGGCCCACGCGGCGGCCCTGCTGCGCGGTACGCCCGAGGGGCGCACCGAGTATCTGCAGGCCGACGTGCGCGACCCGCACGCCGTCATCGAAGGCGCCAAGAAGGTGCTGGACTTCGGCCGGCCGGTGGCGCTCTCGCTGATCGCGCTGCTGCACTTCGTCTCCGACGAGGACGGCGCGCACGCCCTGGTCCAGCGGCTGATGTCCGAACTGCCCTCAGGCAGCTACCTGGTCGTCACCCATGCCACCGCCGACTTCACTCCGGAGGAGTCGAAGGTGGCGGTGGAGAAGCTCAAGGCCGCGGGCGTCACGCTGGCCCTGCGCTCCCGCGAGGAGTTCGCCCGTTTCTTCGACGGCCTCGAACTCGTCGACCCGGGCGTCGAGGTGCCCCACCGCTGGCACCCCGAACTCGGCGAACCCGTCCCCGGACAGGACGACGGGGTCATCCCGGGATACGGAGCGGTGGCACGTAAGCCGTAG
- a CDS encoding protein-tyrosine phosphatase family protein has protein sequence MRALIGLLLGYLALWSAGSLGILAVSYVARETTSAPEGTRSLRGVHNFQPVGTDGELWRGAAPSPAGYRALADLGFTTVVDLRAENLSAAQLALPREAGLDVVRVPMRDGQTPTPEQVQRLLDTVSESSGPVFVHCGAGVGRTGTMAAAYLVRTGQEDSPGAVWRNLSVGPPSIEQIYYGLTLERERDTAQPPDAVVVMSRIVDAPRRIWSYV, from the coding sequence GTGCGTGCGCTGATCGGCCTGCTGCTCGGCTATCTCGCCCTGTGGAGCGCGGGTTCTCTCGGAATCCTGGCGGTGTCGTACGTGGCGCGTGAGACGACCTCGGCACCCGAGGGGACCCGGTCGCTGCGGGGCGTCCACAACTTCCAGCCCGTCGGCACGGACGGCGAGCTGTGGCGCGGGGCCGCTCCCTCGCCCGCCGGCTACCGGGCGCTCGCCGACCTCGGCTTCACCACGGTCGTCGACCTGCGCGCCGAGAACCTGAGCGCCGCCCAGCTCGCCCTGCCGCGCGAGGCGGGCCTCGACGTCGTACGCGTGCCGATGCGCGACGGGCAGACCCCGACGCCGGAGCAGGTGCAGCGTCTGCTCGACACCGTCTCCGAGAGTTCCGGTCCGGTGTTCGTGCACTGCGGCGCCGGCGTCGGCCGTACGGGGACGATGGCCGCGGCCTACCTCGTGAGGACCGGCCAGGAGGACTCGCCCGGCGCGGTTTGGCGCAACCTGTCGGTCGGGCCGCCGTCGATCGAGCAGATCTACTACGGGCTGACGCTGGAGCGGGAGCGGGACACCGCGCAGCCGCCGGACGCCGTGGTCGTCATGAGCCGCATCGTCGACGCACCGCGTCGTATCTGGTCGTACGTGTAG